A single genomic interval of Lacrimispora sphenoides JCM 1415 harbors:
- a CDS encoding helix-turn-helix domain-containing protein: MGLSYNDLSLLRYIQKRQRISLSKVALQFQKDEISIRRTIERINLFSRKPLVEIQKGFCLSPLNYKEFVDFIQQINMTDYNSSYIERIRIMIVTIFFEGYVNASSLYENWGLSLTTKKQDTAHLRQFLSGHGLSLVTLKKKGLTIEGDELQLRFLVIDILHPLLEFTPENRIAVRKANTPLEKQCYDLANTDLQSVSHQAVERLNFFLTEYNLSLNYPSKKFLLLFICIMEIRPVDESMKFCYRLPLAPLNIRFVDDIKENRLYNVAFSMMNFSRSLDFPFDKRLWYTTEQFTEQVVSHLKHPFTIQEEFINELYNYLYREITLDHFHCTFVDKTVENTKEQFSDLYDTVRKYEVYFKASYNFSFMDEHLSTLTLLVQKHILRNRTINRQYKKIVVMTSINFERVSFFLEQIKEYVELQWMGTLNINEIHRLKDLDYDYIFCFSSRIFNILHAHNLPVIRMNFFVDNSDMKTLLANGFSTRKHRFLTTSFVSEIGGKSESEIEAYLKENYGDYFV, encoded by the coding sequence ATGGGATTAAGCTACAATGATTTAAGCCTGCTGCGGTATATACAAAAAAGACAGCGCATTTCCCTTTCAAAGGTTGCCCTGCAGTTTCAAAAGGATGAAATATCCATACGCCGGACCATCGAACGGATCAACCTTTTCTCCCGCAAGCCCCTGGTGGAAATACAAAAGGGCTTCTGCCTAAGCCCCTTAAACTACAAAGAATTTGTGGATTTTATCCAGCAGATCAACATGACTGACTATAACAGTTCCTACATCGAGCGGATCCGCATCATGATCGTGACCATTTTTTTCGAAGGTTATGTCAATGCTTCTTCTCTATATGAAAACTGGGGACTTTCCCTGACCACAAAAAAGCAGGATACCGCCCATTTAAGGCAATTCCTGTCCGGGCACGGTCTCAGCCTTGTGACCTTAAAGAAAAAGGGGCTTACCATTGAAGGCGATGAACTTCAGCTTCGGTTTCTTGTTATCGACATCCTTCATCCCTTGTTGGAGTTTACGCCGGAAAACCGGATTGCGGTCCGCAAAGCCAATACTCCCCTGGAAAAACAATGCTACGATCTGGCAAATACCGATCTTCAGTCCGTCTCCCATCAGGCAGTGGAACGGCTGAACTTCTTTTTAACAGAATACAATCTGTCTTTAAACTATCCTTCCAAAAAGTTTCTACTGCTGTTTATCTGTATCATGGAGATCCGGCCTGTTGACGAATCCATGAAATTTTGTTACCGCCTGCCCTTGGCGCCACTAAATATCCGCTTTGTTGATGACATCAAGGAAAACAGGCTGTACAATGTGGCCTTCAGCATGATGAACTTTTCCCGCAGTCTGGATTTCCCTTTTGACAAGCGGCTGTGGTATACCACCGAGCAATTTACGGAGCAGGTGGTGAGTCATTTAAAGCACCCTTTTACCATCCAGGAAGAATTCATCAATGAGCTTTACAACTATCTATACCGGGAAATCACCCTGGATCACTTTCATTGCACGTTTGTGGACAAGACCGTAGAAAATACGAAAGAACAGTTTTCAGACCTGTATGATACTGTCAGAAAGTACGAGGTGTACTTTAAAGCTTCCTATAATTTTTCTTTCATGGATGAGCATCTTTCTACCCTGACCCTGCTGGTGCAAAAGCACATCCTCCGCAACCGTACCATAAACCGTCAGTATAAGAAAATTGTTGTGATGACCAGCATCAACTTTGAACGGGTCAGTTTTTTCCTGGAACAAATTAAGGAATACGTGGAACTGCAGTGGATGGGGACCTTAAACATCAACGAAATCCACAGACTGAAAGACTTGGATTATGATTATATCTTTTGCTTTTCATCCCGGATTTTTAATATCCTTCATGCTCATAACCTTCCTGTCATCCGCATGAATTTCTTTGTAGACAACAGTGATATGAAAACCCTTCTGGCAAACGGCTTTTCTACACGGAAGCACCGATTCCTGACCACCAGCTTTGTGTCGGAAATCGGAGGAAAAAGCGAATCTGAAATAGAAGCATATTTGAAAGAAAATTACGGAGATTATTTTGTGTGA